One window from the genome of Alnus glutinosa chromosome 13, dhAlnGlut1.1, whole genome shotgun sequence encodes:
- the LOC133853829 gene encoding protein neprosin-like: protein PGVEVNTIQFGWMVNPNLYGDKLTRTFASVTIGGNRCFNHLCSGFVQVNQKLPLGYALKNISIFGADKFAVRSIIFKDPKSGNWWLAHDDVEQTVGYWPNSLFPSLSSSASEITWGGGVYSANSNEANPPMGSGHFANEDNKKAAYFKFLRIIDESNNITFPQDNLLQYFTDSPKCYTIGELKGAGHAFQYGGPGGNCGK from the exons CCTGGTGTTGAAGTTAATACCATTCAATTTGGATGGATG GTAAATCCAAATTTATATGGTGATAAGCTTACGCGAACCTTTGCCTCAGTCACT ATTGGTGGCAATCGTTGTTTCAATCACCTCTGCTCAGGTTTTGTTCAAGTTAACCAAAAACTTCCTCTTGGTTATGCTCTCAAGAATATCTCCATCTTTGGAGCAGATAAATTTGCAGTTCGATCTATCATATTCAAG GATCCAAAATCAGGAAATTGGTGGCTTGCACATGACGACGTAGAGCAAACTGTTGGGTATTGGCCAAATTCCTTATTTCCTAGTCTATCGAGCTCAGCCAGTGAGATAACATGGGGAGGAGGAGTTTACAGTGCTAACAGCAATGAAGCTAATCCTCCAATGGGAAGCGGCCATTTTGCAAATGAAGACAACAAGAAGGCTGCTTATTTTAAATTCCTTCGAATTATTGATGAATCCAACAACATAACATTTCCCCAAGACAATTTATTGCAATACTTCACAGATAGTCCAAAATGTTACACCATTGGTGAACTCAAAGGAGCAGGCCATGCTTTCCAATATGGTGGTCCTGGTGGGAATTGTGGAAAGTAA
- the LOC133854120 gene encoding mitogen-activated protein kinase kinase kinase YODA isoform X2: protein MPPWWGKSSSKDARKKANKESFIDTITRKFMSASEEKCNSRSGGSQGRSSDTVSERGFRSRLPSRSPSPSTQVPRCQSFAERSHAQPLPLPGVHLPSIGRTNSGIIASSTPGFDRGSKPLFLPLPRPGCVSNNRADPADTEADIATASVSSDSTTDSDDPSDSRLLSPLASDYENGNKTTANSPSSVMHKDQYPVANQKNSREMLKPANLLFNNQIPSTSPKRRPLSAHVQNLQIPPHSAFCSAPDSSMSSPSRSPMRVFGPEQVMSYGYWTGKSYPEIASGQCSSPGSGYNSGHNSVGGDMTGQLFWPHSRCSPECSPIPSPRMTSPGPSSRIHSGAVTPLHPRAGGAATDSPTTRPDDGKQQSHRLPLPPLTISNSCSFSPTYTSATTSPVPRSPGRAENPTSPGSRWKKGRLLGRGTFGHVYLGFNSESGEMCAMKEVTLFSDDAKSKESAQQLGQEIALLSRLRHPNIVQYYGSESVDDKLYIYLEYVSGGSIYKLLQDYGQFGEIAIRSYTQQILSGLAYLHNKHTVHRDIKGANILVDPSGRVKLADFGMAKHITGQSCPLSFKGSPYWMAPEVIKNSNGCNLAVDIWSLGCTVIEMATTKPPWSQYEGVAALFKIGNSRELPPIPDHLSEDGKDFVRLCLQRNPIQRPNAAQLLEHAFVKNAAPLGIGNARSPSCVDSEGVGIHQSRGSKAGSGSSDAHALRNKSCPVSPRSPLLHSRSPQHTSGRTSPSPISSPRTASGSSTPRAGGSGAIPFHHPQQPATYVHEGVAMIQRSQNSFYANGSTPYVEPNPDLSRGMSQASYAFRDIISSDNGALGNLPGRPLRGDTRELYDKQVLTMEHLKQNSSLELKPSSPMLGRNNGI from the exons ATGCCTCCATGGTGGGGAAAGTCTTCATCCAAAGATGCAAGGAAGAAAGCAAACAAGGAAAGCTTCATTGATACAATTACCCGAAAATTTATGAGTGCATCTGAAGAAAAGTGCAACAGTAGATCAGGAGGCTCTCAGGGACGCAGTAGTGACACTGTTTCAGAAAGAGGATTTCGATCCAGGCTGCCTTCAAGATCACCGTCGCCCTCAACACAAGTGCCACGCTGTCAAAGTTTTGCAGAAAGATCTCATGCCCAACCACTTCCACTTCCTGGGGTACACCTTCCTAGTATTGGGCGTACTAACTCTGGAATTATTGCATCATCAACGCCAGGATTTGACAGAGGCTCTAAGCCGCTATTTTTGCCCCTTCCAAGACCTGGATGTGTCTCAAACAACAGGGCGGATCCTGCAGATACTGAGGCTGATATAGCCACTGCTTCTGTTTCTAGTGATAGCACAACTGATAGCGACGATCCATCCGATTCACGACTTCTTAGCCCCCTGGCTTCTGACTATGAAAATGGAAACAAAACCACTGCCAACAGCCCTTCGAG TGTAATGCACAAGGATCAATACCCTGTTGCCAATCAAAAGAACTCAAGAGAGATGTTGAAACCAGCTAATCTTTTATTCAACAATCAAATTCCCTCTACATCACCTAAACGGAGACCTTTAAGTGCGCATGTGCAAAATTTACAGATTCCTCCCCACAGTGCTTTCTGTAGTGCTCCAGACAGCTCGATGTCAAGTCCTTCTAGAAGTCCGATGAGAGTGTTTGGGCCTGAGCAAGTTATGAGCTATGGTTACTGGACAGGAAAATCTTATCCAGAGATAGCTTCTGGCCAGTGCTCTAGTCCAGGTTCAGGTTATAATTCTGGGCATAATTCAGTAGGGGGGGATATGACGGGACAGCTGTTTTGGCCACACAGCAGGTGTAGTCCTGAGTGTTCTCCAATTCCTAGTCCCAGAATGACAAGTCCAGGTCCCAGCTCCAGAATACACAGTGGTGCTGTCACCCCTCTGCATCCACGAGCTGGAGGAGCTGCCACTGATTCGCCTACAACCCGGCCTGATGATGGGAAACAACAAAGCCACCGTTTGCCCCTTCCTCCATTAACAATTTCaaattcttgttctttttctcccACATATACATCAGCTACAACTTCCCCGGTTCCACGCAGTCCTGGCAGGGCAGAAAATCCTACAAGCCCTGGTTCTCGCTGGAAGAAGGGACGTCTGCTGGGGAGGGGTACATTTGGACATGTATATCTTGGTTTTAACAG TGAAAGTGGCGAGATGTGTGCTATGAAAGAGGTAACTCTGTTTTCAGACGATGCAAAATCAAAGGAAAGCGCACAGCAGCTGGGGCAA GAAATTGCGCTGCTAAGTCGCTTGAGGCACCCAAATATAGTACAGTATTATGGATCTGAGAGT GTAGATGACAAACTATACATATATCTAGAGTATGTATCTGGTGGTTCCATCTATAAACTGCTTCAAGACTATGGTCAGTTTGGTGAAATTGCTATTCGCAGTTATACTCAACAAATTTTGTCAGGGCTTGCATATCTACATAATAAACACACTGTCCATAG GGACATCAAAGGAGCAAATATTCTGGTAGACCCCAGTGGCAGGGTGAAATTGGCAGATTTTGGGATGGCAAAGCAT ATTACTGGGCAGTCTTGTCCTTTGTCATTCAAGGGAAGCCCCTACTGGATGGCACCTGAG GTTATCAAGAATTCAAATGGTTGTAATCTTGCTGTTGATATATGGAGTCTTGGGTGCACTGTTATAGAGATGGCTACAACAAAACCACCGTGGAGCCAGTATGAAGGG GTTGCTGCTTTGTTTAAGATTGGAAACAGCAGGGAACTTCCTCCAATTCCTGATCATCTATCAGAGGATGGAAAGGATTTTGTGAGGCTGTGTTTACAGCGCAATCCAATACAGCGTCCTAATGCTGCTCAGCTTTTGGAGCATGCTTTTGTTAAGAATGCTGCGCCACTG GGCATTGGAAATGCACGAAGTCCTTCATGCGTAGACTCAGAAGGAGTGGGTATCCATCAGTCTAGAGGCTCAAAAGCTGGTTCAGGATCCAG TGATGCCCATGCGTTAAGGAATAAATCATGCCCAGTTTCTCCCAGGAGCCCTCTTCTACATTCAAGGTCACCACAACATACAAGCGGAAGGACATCTCCGTCTCCCATTTCTAGCCCTCGCACTGCATCTGGTTCATCCACACCCCGTGCTGGTGGTAGTGGTGCCATCCCATTTCATCACCCACAGCAACCAGCAACCTACGTGCATGAGGGTGTAGCAATGATACAAAGAAGCCAAAACAGTTTCTATGCTAATGGCAGCACCCCCTATGTCGAGCCAAACCCTGACCTATCAAGGGGGATGTCACAAGCTTCTTATGCCTTCCGTGATATAATTTCATCTGATAATGGTGCTCTTGGAAACCTACCAGGACGGCCTCTCCGAGGGGACACCAGGGAATTGTACGATAAGCAGGTCTTAACAATGGAACACTTAAAGCAAAATTCTTCCTTGGAACTTAAGCCCAGCTCACCAATGCTTGGTCGTAACAATGGAATCTGA
- the LOC133854187 gene encoding short-chain dehydrogenase TIC 32, chloroplastic-like isoform X1, translating to MWIFGWKGPSGFSSRSTAEEVTQGIDGTGLTAIVTGSSSGIGVETTRVLALRGVHVIMAVRNMDAGRNIKEQILKEIPDAKIDVMKLDLSSMGSVRKFASDYNELGRPLNLLINNAGVIVSPFMLSQDNIELQFATNHLGHFLLTNLLLETMKKTARESNKEGRIINVSSMGHRFVFGEGIRFDKINDESGYNMWFAYGQSKLANILHANELARRLKEEGVEITANSVHPGAIVTNILRVPRFIIVIGSILGKYVLKSVHEGAATQCYVALHPQVKGVSGEYFMDSNKAKASSLANDAELAKKLWDFSLSLTQNQLGFKAFA from the exons ATGTGGATTTTTGGCTGGAAAGGGCCATCTGGGTTCTCAAGCCGTTCAACAGCAGAGGAAGTTACCCAAGGAATTGATGGAACTGGTCTCACCGCCATTGTTACAG GATCATCAAGTGGCATTGGTGTAGAGACGACGCGTGTTCTTGCACTGCGCGGTGTCCATGTCATTATGGCTGTAAGGAACATGGATGCTGGTAGGAACATCAAAGAACAAATTCTTAAGGAAATCCCCGATGCCAAAATTGATGTCATGAAGTTAGATCTTAGCTCAATGGGATCGGTGAGGAAATTTGCATCAGATTATAATGAATTGGGTCGTCCACTGAATCTCCTCAT TAACAATGCAGGGGTGATCGTGAGTCCATTCATGCTTTCCCAAGACAACATTGAACTGCAATTTGCAACTAATCATTTAG GTCATTTTCTTTTGACCAACCTTCTATTGGAGACCATGAAAAAAACTGCTCGTGAAAGCAACAAAGAGGGGAGGATTATTAATGTATCATCCATGGGTCACCGATTTGTGTTTGGTGAAGGGATTCGTTTTGATAAAATCAATGATGAATCAGG ATACAACATGTGGTTTGCTTATGGGCAATCAAAGCTTGCCAACATTTTGCATGCTAATGAGCTTGCGAGGCGCTTGAAG GAAGAAGGGGTGGAGATAACTGCTAATTCCGTTCATCCAGGTGCAATTGTTACAAATATTCTGCGTGTCCCCCGTTTCATTATTG TTATTGGTAGTATACTTGGTAAATATGTGCTTAAAAGTGTTCATGAG GGAGCAGCAACTCAATGCTATGTGGCATTGCATCCACAAGTTAAAGGAGTAAGTGGTGAATATTTCATGGACAGTAATAAAGCGAAAGCCAGCTCTCTGGCTAATGATGCAGAATTGGCAAAGAAGTTATGGGACTTCAGCTTGAGCTTGACGCAAAACCAGTTGGGATTTAAGGCGTTCGCTTGA
- the LOC133854187 gene encoding short-chain dehydrogenase TIC 32, chloroplastic-like isoform X2 yields MWIFGWKGPSGFSSRSTAEEVTQGIDGTGLTAIVTGSSSGIGVETTRVLALRGVHVIMAVRNMDAGRNIKEQILKEIPDAKIDVMKLDLSSMGSVRKFASDYNELGRPLNLLINNAGVIVSPFMLSQDNIELQFATNHLGHFLLTNLLLETMKKTARESNKEGRIINVSSMGHRFVFGEGIRFDKINDESGYNMWFAYGQSKLANILHANELARRLKEEGVEITANSVHPGAIVTNILRVPRFIIVIGSILGKYVLKSVHEHAWSLI; encoded by the exons ATGTGGATTTTTGGCTGGAAAGGGCCATCTGGGTTCTCAAGCCGTTCAACAGCAGAGGAAGTTACCCAAGGAATTGATGGAACTGGTCTCACCGCCATTGTTACAG GATCATCAAGTGGCATTGGTGTAGAGACGACGCGTGTTCTTGCACTGCGCGGTGTCCATGTCATTATGGCTGTAAGGAACATGGATGCTGGTAGGAACATCAAAGAACAAATTCTTAAGGAAATCCCCGATGCCAAAATTGATGTCATGAAGTTAGATCTTAGCTCAATGGGATCGGTGAGGAAATTTGCATCAGATTATAATGAATTGGGTCGTCCACTGAATCTCCTCAT TAACAATGCAGGGGTGATCGTGAGTCCATTCATGCTTTCCCAAGACAACATTGAACTGCAATTTGCAACTAATCATTTAG GTCATTTTCTTTTGACCAACCTTCTATTGGAGACCATGAAAAAAACTGCTCGTGAAAGCAACAAAGAGGGGAGGATTATTAATGTATCATCCATGGGTCACCGATTTGTGTTTGGTGAAGGGATTCGTTTTGATAAAATCAATGATGAATCAGG ATACAACATGTGGTTTGCTTATGGGCAATCAAAGCTTGCCAACATTTTGCATGCTAATGAGCTTGCGAGGCGCTTGAAG GAAGAAGGGGTGGAGATAACTGCTAATTCCGTTCATCCAGGTGCAATTGTTACAAATATTCTGCGTGTCCCCCGTTTCATTATTG TTATTGGTAGTATACTTGGTAAATATGTGCTTAAAAGTGTTCATGAG CATGCATGGTCGCTTATTTGA
- the LOC133854120 gene encoding mitogen-activated protein kinase kinase kinase YODA isoform X1 has translation MPPWWGKSSSKDARKKANKESFIDTITRKFMSASEEKCNSRSGGSQGRSSDTVSERGFRSRLPSRSPSPSTQVPRCQSFAERSHAQPLPLPGVHLPSIGRTNSGIIASSTPGFDRGSKPLFLPLPRPGCVSNNRADPADTEADIATASVSSDSTTDSDDPSDSRLLSPLASDYENGNKTTANSPSSVMHKDQYPVANQKNSREMLKPANLLFNNQIPSTSPKRRPLSAHVQNLQIPPHSAFCSAPDSSMSSPSRSPMRVFGPEQVMSYGYWTGKSYPEIASGQCSSPGSGYNSGHNSVGGDMTGQLFWPHSRCSPECSPIPSPRMTSPGPSSRIHSGAVTPLHPRAGGAATDSPTTRPDDGKQQSHRLPLPPLTISNSCSFSPTYTSATTSPVPRSPGRAENPTSPGSRWKKGRLLGRGTFGHVYLGFNSESGEMCAMKEVTLFSDDAKSKESAQQLGQEIALLSRLRHPNIVQYYGSESVDDKLYIYLEYVSGGSIYKLLQDYGQFGEIAIRSYTQQILSGLAYLHNKHTVHRDIKGANILVDPSGRVKLADFGMAKHITGQSCPLSFKGSPYWMAPEVIKNSNGCNLAVDIWSLGCTVIEMATTKPPWSQYEGVAALFKIGNSRELPPIPDHLSEDGKDFVRLCLQRNPIQRPNAAQLLEHAFVKNAAPLVRPVLSADPSDAPPVVTNSVRFLGIGNARSPSCVDSEGVGIHQSRGSKAGSGSSDAHALRNKSCPVSPRSPLLHSRSPQHTSGRTSPSPISSPRTASGSSTPRAGGSGAIPFHHPQQPATYVHEGVAMIQRSQNSFYANGSTPYVEPNPDLSRGMSQASYAFRDIISSDNGALGNLPGRPLRGDTRELYDKQVLTMEHLKQNSSLELKPSSPMLGRNNGI, from the exons ATGCCTCCATGGTGGGGAAAGTCTTCATCCAAAGATGCAAGGAAGAAAGCAAACAAGGAAAGCTTCATTGATACAATTACCCGAAAATTTATGAGTGCATCTGAAGAAAAGTGCAACAGTAGATCAGGAGGCTCTCAGGGACGCAGTAGTGACACTGTTTCAGAAAGAGGATTTCGATCCAGGCTGCCTTCAAGATCACCGTCGCCCTCAACACAAGTGCCACGCTGTCAAAGTTTTGCAGAAAGATCTCATGCCCAACCACTTCCACTTCCTGGGGTACACCTTCCTAGTATTGGGCGTACTAACTCTGGAATTATTGCATCATCAACGCCAGGATTTGACAGAGGCTCTAAGCCGCTATTTTTGCCCCTTCCAAGACCTGGATGTGTCTCAAACAACAGGGCGGATCCTGCAGATACTGAGGCTGATATAGCCACTGCTTCTGTTTCTAGTGATAGCACAACTGATAGCGACGATCCATCCGATTCACGACTTCTTAGCCCCCTGGCTTCTGACTATGAAAATGGAAACAAAACCACTGCCAACAGCCCTTCGAG TGTAATGCACAAGGATCAATACCCTGTTGCCAATCAAAAGAACTCAAGAGAGATGTTGAAACCAGCTAATCTTTTATTCAACAATCAAATTCCCTCTACATCACCTAAACGGAGACCTTTAAGTGCGCATGTGCAAAATTTACAGATTCCTCCCCACAGTGCTTTCTGTAGTGCTCCAGACAGCTCGATGTCAAGTCCTTCTAGAAGTCCGATGAGAGTGTTTGGGCCTGAGCAAGTTATGAGCTATGGTTACTGGACAGGAAAATCTTATCCAGAGATAGCTTCTGGCCAGTGCTCTAGTCCAGGTTCAGGTTATAATTCTGGGCATAATTCAGTAGGGGGGGATATGACGGGACAGCTGTTTTGGCCACACAGCAGGTGTAGTCCTGAGTGTTCTCCAATTCCTAGTCCCAGAATGACAAGTCCAGGTCCCAGCTCCAGAATACACAGTGGTGCTGTCACCCCTCTGCATCCACGAGCTGGAGGAGCTGCCACTGATTCGCCTACAACCCGGCCTGATGATGGGAAACAACAAAGCCACCGTTTGCCCCTTCCTCCATTAACAATTTCaaattcttgttctttttctcccACATATACATCAGCTACAACTTCCCCGGTTCCACGCAGTCCTGGCAGGGCAGAAAATCCTACAAGCCCTGGTTCTCGCTGGAAGAAGGGACGTCTGCTGGGGAGGGGTACATTTGGACATGTATATCTTGGTTTTAACAG TGAAAGTGGCGAGATGTGTGCTATGAAAGAGGTAACTCTGTTTTCAGACGATGCAAAATCAAAGGAAAGCGCACAGCAGCTGGGGCAA GAAATTGCGCTGCTAAGTCGCTTGAGGCACCCAAATATAGTACAGTATTATGGATCTGAGAGT GTAGATGACAAACTATACATATATCTAGAGTATGTATCTGGTGGTTCCATCTATAAACTGCTTCAAGACTATGGTCAGTTTGGTGAAATTGCTATTCGCAGTTATACTCAACAAATTTTGTCAGGGCTTGCATATCTACATAATAAACACACTGTCCATAG GGACATCAAAGGAGCAAATATTCTGGTAGACCCCAGTGGCAGGGTGAAATTGGCAGATTTTGGGATGGCAAAGCAT ATTACTGGGCAGTCTTGTCCTTTGTCATTCAAGGGAAGCCCCTACTGGATGGCACCTGAG GTTATCAAGAATTCAAATGGTTGTAATCTTGCTGTTGATATATGGAGTCTTGGGTGCACTGTTATAGAGATGGCTACAACAAAACCACCGTGGAGCCAGTATGAAGGG GTTGCTGCTTTGTTTAAGATTGGAAACAGCAGGGAACTTCCTCCAATTCCTGATCATCTATCAGAGGATGGAAAGGATTTTGTGAGGCTGTGTTTACAGCGCAATCCAATACAGCGTCCTAATGCTGCTCAGCTTTTGGAGCATGCTTTTGTTAAGAATGCTGCGCCACTGGTAAGACCCGTTTTGAGTGCTGATCCTTCTGATGCACCACCTGTGGTTACAAATTCAGTGAGATTTCTG GGCATTGGAAATGCACGAAGTCCTTCATGCGTAGACTCAGAAGGAGTGGGTATCCATCAGTCTAGAGGCTCAAAAGCTGGTTCAGGATCCAG TGATGCCCATGCGTTAAGGAATAAATCATGCCCAGTTTCTCCCAGGAGCCCTCTTCTACATTCAAGGTCACCACAACATACAAGCGGAAGGACATCTCCGTCTCCCATTTCTAGCCCTCGCACTGCATCTGGTTCATCCACACCCCGTGCTGGTGGTAGTGGTGCCATCCCATTTCATCACCCACAGCAACCAGCAACCTACGTGCATGAGGGTGTAGCAATGATACAAAGAAGCCAAAACAGTTTCTATGCTAATGGCAGCACCCCCTATGTCGAGCCAAACCCTGACCTATCAAGGGGGATGTCACAAGCTTCTTATGCCTTCCGTGATATAATTTCATCTGATAATGGTGCTCTTGGAAACCTACCAGGACGGCCTCTCCGAGGGGACACCAGGGAATTGTACGATAAGCAGGTCTTAACAATGGAACACTTAAAGCAAAATTCTTCCTTGGAACTTAAGCCCAGCTCACCAATGCTTGGTCGTAACAATGGAATCTGA